A genomic segment from Necator americanus strain Aroian chromosome III, whole genome shotgun sequence encodes:
- a CDS encoding hypothetical protein (NECATOR_CHRIII.G11005.T1) has translation MGGASRDLTTLLATTFHRSSKEAAYATAPPDFAFILSVQSHSKEVCATFSEVLFRAKRAPLRSITNVFQRTRMHDGKKRECPVIPECLAGYMRQ, from the exons atgggtggtgccagcagggATCTCACCACGCTCTtagccactacgttccaccgttcctcgaaagaagccgcgtacgcaactgc ACCTCCTGATTTCGCGTTTATTCTTTCGGTGCAATCGCACTCAAAGGAAGTGTGCGCCACTTTTTCCGAGGTGTTATTTCGCGCTAAACGAGCCCCGCTACGATCAATCACTAACGTGTTCCAGC GGACAAGGATGCACGATGGTAAAAAACGCGAATGTCCGGTCATTCCTGAGTGTTTGGCGGG ttaTATGCGACAGTGA
- a CDS encoding hypothetical protein (NECATOR_CHRIII.G11004.T1) — translation MLSGTVERPTLVDGVYDKQMLDIDSTELLEEVGEFDGSVEQSLQDAYADEGEDDRSNDDPYGGMPLELYDNIVEFKRSGTYPPNIGVRHDRSALSHWRARCFRFILADDNETLLYYNPSSSVNDQPKVVVKKGEVRRVIERIHDLIGHLGQKRTQIVVLKKLHWRSVRQDVKTFINSCAFCNQKKLEGKKILKAPVDVTSDNFDLNIEVRSKTLGNGVVFDRLTFSLIGYNEQEVRAAAVTRMTAYTFKETASELRGRFARPGSANTTTNFRRQPYIKRTRYSPYASGFIVPYAGKHKNDEPGFIEVFQDEREPLATNYGGHVYPVAELADSQVNESSEMQESIPTTMSQSNSIRVKAEVGTVLSPQMHSTSKRGMYTPHILVLMSTLFHVQSCSQQLENFSKIGMSETRQIKGSISWN, via the exons ATGCTCTCTGGGACTGTGGAAAGGCCGACCCTGGTGGATGGCGTCTATGACAAACAGATGTTGGACATTGACAGTACG GAGTTGCTGGAGGAAGTTGGAGAGTTCGATGGATCTGTGGAGCAAAGTTTACAAGATGCTTACGCTGATGAGGGTGAAGATGACAGGTCTAATGATGATCCATACGGCGGGATGCCACTCGAATTATACGATAATATTGTCGAGTTCAAAAG GTCTGGCACATACCCTCCCAATATAGGAGTTCGCCATGACCGTAGTGCACTTAGCCATTGGAG GGCCAGGTgctttcgttttattttggCAGATGACAATGAGACATTGTTGTATTACAATCCGTCAAGTAGCGTTAATGATCAACCAAAAGTTGTTGTGAAGAAAGGCGAAGTAAGACGCGTAATCGAAAGAATTCACGACTTGATCGGCCATCTTGGACAAAAACGAAC gCAAATCGTGGTCTTGAAGAAGCTTCATTGGCGGTCAGTACGACAAGATGTGAAAACTTTTATTAATAGCTGTGCTTTTTGTAATCAGAAAAAACTCGAAGggaagaagattttgaaggcTCCAGTGGACGTTACCA GTGACAACTTCGATCTGAACATTGAAGTTCGAAGCAAAACGCTAGGAAATGGAGTGGTATTCGATCGTCTGACTTTCAGTCTTATCGG aTACAATGAACAAGAAGTGCGGGCAGCGGCTGTGACGAGAATGACAGCATATACATTTAAGGAAACCGCCAGTGAACTTCGAGGGCGCTTCGCTCGCCCGGGCTCT GCCAACACTACGACAAATTTTCGGCGACAGCCGTACATCAAGAGAACACGTTACTCACCATATGCGTCTGGATTTATCGTTCCTTATGCGGGAAAACATAAGAATGAT GAGCCGGGGTTTATTGAGGTGTTTCAAGACGAGCGGGAACCACTAGCTACTAATTATGGTGGACACGTGTACCCAGTAGCCGA GTTAGCAGACAGTCAAGTGAACGAATCGTCAGAGATGCAAGAAAGTATCCCAACAACTATGTCACAAAGCAATTCGATACGTGTAAAGGCGGAGGTTGGGACTGTATTATCACCTCAAATGCATTCAACATCGAAACGAG GAATGTATACACCGCACATCCTTGTTCTCATGTCCACGCTGTTCCATGTGCAGTCCTGTTCCCAACAGCTAGAG AACTTCTCCAAAATAGGCATGTCTGAAACAAGgcagattaaaggcagcatatcatggAATTGA
- a CDS encoding hypothetical protein (NECATOR_CHRIII.G11004.T3), translating to MLSGTVERPTLVDGVYDKQMLDIDSTELLEEVGEFDGSVEQSLQDAYADEGEDDRSNDDPYGGMPLELYDNIVEFKRSGTYPPNIGVRHDRSALSHWRARCFRFILADDNETLLYYNPSSSVNDQPKVVVKKGEVRRVIERIHDLIGHLGQKRTQIVVLKKLHWRSVRQDVKTFINSCAFCNQKKLEGKKILKAPVDVTSDNFDLNIEVRSKTLGNGVVFDRLTFSLIGYNEQEVRAAAVTRMTAYTFKETASELRGRFARPGSANTTTNFRRQPYIKRTRYSPYASGFIVPYAGKHKNDEPGFIEVFQDEREPLATNYGGHVYPVAELADSQVNESSEMQESIPTTMSQSNSIRVKAEVGTVLSPQMHSTSKREVSTTSRATTFNGGRQKKGAKTLANLGLATRFNVAVGENADRPETCDNTEILLPSYDAVHIRPEMSSLPPIMLMPSVDPEVIHMQKELLLRQLRLQRMQEKVLRAQFNSLRLPIARYEEIDPDGGHVELLVEGDEEFIAERVDDEQELNVTNSGDESGDEIMRESPT from the exons ATGCTCTCTGGGACTGTGGAAAGGCCGACCCTGGTGGATGGCGTCTATGACAAACAGATGTTGGACATTGACAGTACG GAGTTGCTGGAGGAAGTTGGAGAGTTCGATGGATCTGTGGAGCAAAGTTTACAAGATGCTTACGCTGATGAGGGTGAAGATGACAGGTCTAATGATGATCCATACGGCGGGATGCCACTCGAATTATACGATAATATTGTCGAGTTCAAAAG GTCTGGCACATACCCTCCCAATATAGGAGTTCGCCATGACCGTAGTGCACTTAGCCATTGGAG GGCCAGGTgctttcgttttattttggCAGATGACAATGAGACATTGTTGTATTACAATCCGTCAAGTAGCGTTAATGATCAACCAAAAGTTGTTGTGAAGAAAGGCGAAGTAAGACGCGTAATCGAAAGAATTCACGACTTGATCGGCCATCTTGGACAAAAACGAAC gCAAATCGTGGTCTTGAAGAAGCTTCATTGGCGGTCAGTACGACAAGATGTGAAAACTTTTATTAATAGCTGTGCTTTTTGTAATCAGAAAAAACTCGAAGggaagaagattttgaaggcTCCAGTGGACGTTACCA GTGACAACTTCGATCTGAACATTGAAGTTCGAAGCAAAACGCTAGGAAATGGAGTGGTATTCGATCGTCTGACTTTCAGTCTTATCGG aTACAATGAACAAGAAGTGCGGGCAGCGGCTGTGACGAGAATGACAGCATATACATTTAAGGAAACCGCCAGTGAACTTCGAGGGCGCTTCGCTCGCCCGGGCTCT GCCAACACTACGACAAATTTTCGGCGACAGCCGTACATCAAGAGAACACGTTACTCACCATATGCGTCTGGATTTATCGTTCCTTATGCGGGAAAACATAAGAATGAT GAGCCGGGGTTTATTGAGGTGTTTCAAGACGAGCGGGAACCACTAGCTACTAATTATGGTGGACACGTGTACCCAGTAGCCGA GTTAGCAGACAGTCAAGTGAACGAATCGTCAGAGATGCAAGAAAGTATCCCAACAACTATGTCACAAAGCAATTCGATACGTGTAAAGGCGGAGGTTGGGACTGTATTATCACCTCAAATGCATTCAACATCGAAACGAG AAGTTTCAACAACATCGAGAGCAACAACTTTCAATGGAGGACGCCAAAAGAAGGGCGCTAAAACATTAGCGAACCTTGGATTAGCAACACGATTCAATGTAGCAGTAGGAGAAAACGCAGACAGACCAG AAACTTGTGACAACACCGAAATATTACTACCATCGTATGATGCAGTTCATATTCGTCCCGAAATGTCGTCCTTGCCGCCAATAATGCTGATGCCATCAGTGGACCCGGAAGTGATTCACATGCAGAAAGAA TTACTACTACGACAATTGCGTTTGCAAAGAATGCAAGAGAAGGTATTGCGAGCACAGTTCAACTCGTTGCGGCTTCCGATAGCAAG GTACGAGGAAATTGATCCAGACGGCGGCCACGTTGAACTCTTAGTAGAAGGAGACGAAGAGTTCATCGCA GAAAGAGTCGACGATGAACAAGAGTTGAACGTTACGAACAGCGGAGATGAGAGTGGAGATGAAATTATGAGGGAGTCCCCAACATAA
- a CDS encoding hypothetical protein (NECATOR_CHRIII.G11004.T2), whose translation MNDWSEVCSRIRRHIHWARYLSEAFAENPPGPSLPFPPTRTSSTSLTKVESILNNNGEGKKRVEELLGPSRPVKTGHLKVSTTSRATTFNGGRQKKGAKTLANLGLATRFNVAVGENADRPETCDNTEILLPSYDAVHIRPEMSSLPPIMLMPSVDPEVIHMQKELLLRQLRLQRMQEKVLRAQFNSLRLPIARYEEIDPDGGHVELLVEGDEEFIAERVDDEQELNVTNSGDESGDEIMRESPT comes from the exons atgaacgactggagcgaggtatgctcgcgtatccgccggcatatccactgggcacgttatctctcggaggcattcgcggagaatccaccgggaccctctttaccgttccccccAACGAG gacctcgtcaacatCACTCACGAAAGTTGAGAGCATCTTGAAtaacaatggcgagggaaagaaacgagtggaagagttGTTGGGGCCctcacgtccagtgaagacgggccatctaa AAGTTTCAACAACATCGAGAGCAACAACTTTCAATGGAGGACGCCAAAAGAAGGGCGCTAAAACATTAGCGAACCTTGGATTAGCAACACGATTCAATGTAGCAGTAGGAGAAAACGCAGACAGACCAG AAACTTGTGACAACACCGAAATATTACTACCATCGTATGATGCAGTTCATATTCGTCCCGAAATGTCGTCCTTGCCGCCAATAATGCTGATGCCATCAGTGGACCCGGAAGTGATTCACATGCAGAAAGAA TTACTACTACGACAATTGCGTTTGCAAAGAATGCAAGAGAAGGTATTGCGAGCACAGTTCAACTCGTTGCGGCTTCCGATAGCAAG GTACGAGGAAATTGATCCAGACGGCGGCCACGTTGAACTCTTAGTAGAAGGAGACGAAGAGTTCATCGCA GAAAGAGTCGACGATGAACAAGAGTTGAACGTTACGAACAGCGGAGATGAGAGTGGAGATGAAATTATGAGGGAGTCCCCAACATAA